A genomic window from Camelina sativa cultivar DH55 chromosome 2, Cs, whole genome shotgun sequence includes:
- the LOC104747067 gene encoding uncharacterized protein LOC104747067 — protein MDSEGVLMPLVHEHPLEVNHSYHPWHPLKLHTGKPPDYSDRACRLCLRMVDEMFYHCSSCNFTLDMGCVSNPPPKTLMDLKAHDHQLTLLPRLDSFTCNACGLKGSRSPYVCFQCGFMIHQHCLNLPRLININRHDHRVSRTSILGVVNSVCGVCHQKVDWTYGGYSCQRCPSYVVHSRCATRYDVWNGIELEGVPEEIEDIEPFVVIDDNTIQHFSHNEHYLKLHVNGVLCDDNKRCSACSHPICLQSFYGCMDCDFILHQNCAGFLRKKRHVLHNERLTLVTTDNKFFTCHACGNMSNGFRYQHGDIKIDVRCSSISEPFVHSSHPDHPLYYTVLHECRFCHGCNTNRYHVLRCIEDGCKFSLCFKCATLPLVVKHRVENHPLSLCYGEKASGKYWCDICEKETNPETWFYTCKDHQASLHRDCVLGDFLGLMPRSTIEGDPELYEVVLNNSIYRPLCRKCKLHCIYPIVVKMLGTSDEYLCSLRCATYD, from the coding sequence ATGGATTCTGAGGGAGTGTTAATGCCGTTGGTCCATGAGCATCCTTTGGAGGTAAACCATTCTTACCATCCTTGGCACCCTCTTAAGCTCCACACAGGTAAGCCACCAGACTATTCTGACAGAGCATGTCGTCTTTGCCTAAGAATGGTTGATGAGATGTTTTATCATTGTTCTTCGTGTAACTTTACCTTGGATATGGGTTGTGTTTCAAACCCACCACCAAAAACTCTGATGGATTTGAAAGCTCATGATCATCAACTCACCCTTCTCCCAAGACTCGATTCTTTTACATGTAATGCTTGTGGGCTGAAGGGATCTCGAAGCCCTTACGTATGTTTTCAATGTGGTTTCATGATCCATCAACACTGTCTTAACCTTCCACGCCTCATAAACATTAATAGGCATGATCACCGTGTTTCTCGAACTTCCATTCTTGGTGTTGTGAATTCTGTTTGTGGAGTTTGTCACCAAAAGGTGGATTGGACTTATGGAGGTTATTCTTGTCAGCGGTGTCCTAGTTATGTCGTTCATTCGAGATGTGCTACTAGATATGATGTGTGGAACGGGATAGAACTCGAAGGAGTACCTGAAGAAATAGAAGATATAGAGCCGTTTGTGGTGATAGATGACAACACAATACAACATTTCAGCCACAATGAGCATTACCTAAAACTCCACGTTAATGGTGTTCTGTGTGATGACAACAAGCGGTGCAGCGCGTGCAGCCATCCCATATGTCTCCAGTCCTTCTACGGATGTATGGACTGTGATTTTATTCTCCATCAAAACTGTGCTGGATTTCTTAGAAAGAAACGACATGTGCTACACAATGAACGACTTACTCTAGTGACAACCGATAACAAATTCTTTACATGTCATGCTTGTGGTAACATGTCCAATGGTTTCAGGTACCAGCATGGGGATATAAAAATCGATGTTCGGTGCAGTTCAATTTCTGAGCCATTTGTCCATTCAAGTCATCCTGATCATCCCTTATATTACACTGTATTACATGAGTGTAGATTTTGCCATGGTTGCAACACGAATCGTTACCATGTGCTTAGATGCATTGAAGATGGTTGCAAATTTTCATTGTGCTTCAAATGCGCCACTCTACCACTAGTGGTAAAGCACAGAGTTGAAAATCATCCTCTCTCACTATGCTATGGAGAAAAGGCAAGTGGTAAATACTGGTGTGATATTTGTGAGAAAGAAACTAATCCAGAAACATGGTTCTACACATGTAAAGATCACCAAGCTAGTTTGCATAGAGATTGTGTGCTCGGAGACTTTTTAGGTCTGATGCCAAGAAGCACAATAGAGGGTGACCCTGAATTATATGAGGTGGTGCTCAATAACAGTATATATCGTCCATTATGCAGAAAGTGCAAGTTGCATTGCATTTACCCTATCGTCGTGAAGATGCTTGGAACCTCAGATGAATACTTGTGCTCTTTAAGATGCGCCACTTACGATTAA
- the LOC104713828 gene encoding uncharacterized protein LOC104713828 has product MDSEGVLMPWVHEHLMMPCNDLRKGDCCGLLLQEAISDGYYCKSCDFYVHKKCVDEPSEYVKHPSHPEHTLQLLSTKGPSRYCDLCGRSISDLFYHCEICDFDVDLYCAKYPPPEVIDISETHHHKLTLHKEQSKFRCDAKCGKTGAEFPYVCLECELAFHEGCVSRPSEFKKHPSEVNHSYHPLHPLKLFTGQSPDYSDGKCRLCTRKIDDRLFYHCSPCNFSLDMRCVLNPPQQSLLNLKAHDHQLTLLPRLFSFTCNACGLNGDRSPYICVQCDFMIHQDCLDLPRLININRHDHRVSRVSLLGVVNSVCRVCRKKVDWTCGGFCCERCPGYVVHSKCATTKDVWNGKELEGVPEETEDIEPYVIIDDNIIQHFSHKEHHLRLHVNGVLCDDDNKWCRACTHPICLQSFYGCMDCDFILHQNCAGFPRMKWHVLHNERLTLVTNKADLFECAACGRYSNGFRYQHGDKTFDVRCGSISEPFSHPTSLDHPLYYISQVGEIKRCNGCNEKGNDVLRCIEDDCKFVLCFKCATLPQVVKHRVDDHPLSLCYDEKASGTYWCDICEKETDPKKWFYTCKDHQTSLHTKCVLGNFSNLMPRSTIEDRNVSYEVVLNNSVSRPFCSSCKLHCIFPVILKMLGSSDEYFCSLECLKQDEVVDCNTILHSPPTLSWISKEETTCAIQ; this is encoded by the coding sequence ATGGATTCTGAGGGAGTGTTAATGCCGTGGGTCCATGAACATCTTATGATGCCTTGTAATGATCTAAGGAAAGGTGATTGCTGTGGACTCTTGTTGCAAGAAGCTATCAGTGATGGCTACTATTGCAAAAGCTGCGACTTTTACGTCCACAAGAAATGTGTCGATGAGCCCTCTGAATATGTCAAACACCCATCTCACCCGGAACACACTCTTCAGCTTCTAAGTACTAAAGGACCAAGTAGATACTGCGATTTATGTGGAAGGAGCATCAGTGACCTGTTCTATCATTGTGAGATCTGTGACTTCGACGTGGATCTATACTGCGCCAAGTACCCACCACCAGAGGTCATTGACATTTCCGAGACGCATCACCACAAGCTTACCCTTCACAAGGAACAGAGCAAGTTCAGATGTGATGCTAAATGTGGGAAGACTGGAGCTGAGTTTCCTTACGTATGTTTGGAGTGTGAGTTAGCTTTCCATGAAGGTTGCGTATCGAGGCCATCTGAGTTTAAAAAACACCCGTCAGAGGTAAACCATTCGTACCACCCTTTACACCCTCTTAAGCTCTTCACAGGTCAGTCACCGGACTATTCTGATGGAAAATGTCGTCTTTGCACAAGAAAGATTGATGATAGGTTGTTTTATCATTGCTCTCCGTGCAACTTCTCCTTGGATATGCGTTGTGTTTTAAACCCACCACAACAGTCTCTTCTGAATTTGAAAGCTCATGACCACCAACTCACCCTTCTCCCAAGACTCTTTTCGTTTACATGTAATGCTTGTGGACTGAACGGAGATAGAAGCCCTTACATTTGTGTTCAATGTGACTTCATGATTCACCAAGACTGTCTTGACTTACCGCGCCTCATCAACATTAATCGGCATGATCACCGTGTCTCTCGAGTTTCTCTTCTTGGTGTTGTGAATTCTGTGTGTAGAGTTTGTAGGAAGAAGGTGGACTGGACTTGTGGAGGTTTTTGTTGTGAGAGGTGTCCAGGCTACGTCGTTCATTCGAAATGTGCTACTACGAAAGATGTGTGGAATGGGAAAGAACTCGAAGGAGTacctgaagaaacagaggatataGAGCCATACGTAATAATAGATGACAACATAATACAACATTTTAGCCACAAAGAGCATCACCTAAGACTCCACGTTAATGGTGTTCTTTGTGACGACGACAACAAATGGTGCCGCGCATGCACCCATCCAATATGTCTTCAGTCCTTCTATGGTTGTATGGATTGTGACTTCATTCTTCACCAAAACTGCGCTGGATTTCCTAGAATGAAATGGCATGTGTTACACAATGAACGTCTTACTTTAGTTACAAACAAGGCTGATTTATTTGAGTGTGCTGCTTGTGGTAGATATTCCAATGGTTTCAGATACCAGCATGGGGATAAGACATTCGATGTTCGGTGCGGTTCAATATCTGAGCCATTTTCCCATCCAACTAGTCTTGATCATCCCTTATATTACATTTCACAAGTTGGAGAGATTAAGAGGTGCAATGGCTGCAACGAGAAGGGTAATGATGTGCTTAGATGCATTGAAGATGATTGCAAATTTGTCTTATGCTTCAAATGCGCCACTCTACCACAAGTGGTAAAGCATAGAGTTGACGATCATCCTCTCTCATTATGCTATGACGAAAAAGCAAGTGGTACATATTGGTGTGACATTTGTGAAAAAGAAACCGATCCAAAGAAATGGTTCTACACATGTAAAGATCACCAGACTAGTTTGCATACAAAGTGTGTGCTCGGAAACTTTTCAAATCTCATGCCAAGAAGCACAATTGAAGATAGAAATGTATCATATGAGGTGGTGCTCAATAATAGTGTATCTCGTCCATTTTGCAGCTCATGTaagttgcattgcatttttcCTGTCATCCTGAAGATGCTTGGATCCTCAGATGAATATTTTTGCTCTTTAGAATGCCTGAAGCAAGATGAGGTGGTTGATTGCAACACAATACTTCATTCTCCACCAACACTGAGCTGGATTTCTAAGGAAGAAACGACATGTGCTATACAATGA
- the LOC104713811 gene encoding uncharacterized protein LOC104713811, which yields MNSEGVSLPLFHEHLMMPWNDMRRGDCCRRFEAISDGYYCKFCDFFVHEKCAEFSEYIEHPSHSIHTLRLRNRPRHVCDLCGRSIKDLCFCCDLCDFDVDLYCAKHPPPEVIDISETHHHKLTLLKDMKLIQFVCDAKCGKVSYGFPYKCLECDLAFHVDCVWQPSEAKHPSQVSHAHHSLHTLKLLTGQPPAYSDGKCRLCGRKVDDEMFYHCSSCNLTLDMRCVLHPPPQSLLDLKTHDHQLILLPRLISFTCNACGLKGDRSPYACFVCDFMIHKDCFGLPRLININRHDHRVSRTSLLGVVNSVCGVCRQEVDWTCGGYLCQRCPGYVVHSKCATRKDVWNGKELEGEPEETEDVEPYVVIDDNTIQHFSHKEHYLRLHVNGVLCEDNKRCNACIDPISFQPFYCCMDCDFILHQNCAQLPRKKRHVLHNERLTLVTSETNFFTCEAYFRMSNGFRYQGGNKTFDVRCGSISEPFVHPSHPHHSLYYISPENNEICNGCNKRANFVLRCIEDSCGFVLDFRCATLPQMVKHRIDDHPLSLCYGEKASGKYWCDICEKETNPKTWFYTCKDHWASLHIECVLGFFTGLMPRSTLDLLHISVEVMLNNGVSRPLCGYCKSRCMNPIILKTIGTSNSYFCSLRCPILYSKPVRMM from the coding sequence ATGAATTCTGAGGGAGTGTCACTACCGCTGTTCCACGAACATCTTATGATGCCTTGGAATGATATGAGGAGAGGCGACTGCTGTAGACGCTTTGAAGCTATCAGTGACGGTTACTATTGCAAGTTCTGCGACTTTTTCGTCCATGAAAAATGTGCGGAGTTCTCTGAATATATCGAACACCCATCTCACTCCATTCATACTCTTCGGCTTCGAAATAGACCACGTCATGTATGTGATTTATGTGGAAGGTCCATAAAGGATCTATGCTTTTGTTGTGATCTTTGTGACTTCGACGTGGATTTATACTGTGCAAAGCACCCACCACCGGAGGTTATTGACATCTCCGAGACGCATCACCACAAGCTCACCCTTCTCAAGGACATGAAGCTGATCCAGTTCGTTTGTGATGCTAAATGTGGGAAGGTTTCTTATGGGTTTCCATACAAATGTCTTGAATGTGATTTAGCCTTCCATGTGGATTGCGTATGGCAACCGTCAGAGGCTAAGCATCCCTCACAAGTAAGCCACGCTCACCACTCCTTACATACTCTTAAGCTTCTTACTGGTCAACCACCGGCTTATTCTGATGGAAAATGTCGTCTTTGCGGAAGAAAAGTTGATGATGAAATGTTTTATCATTGTTCGTCGTGTAACTTGACTTTGGATATGCGTTGTGTTTTACACCCACCACCGCAGTCTCTTTTGGATTTGAAAACTCATGATCACCAACTCATCCTTCTCCCAAGACTCATCTCTTTTACATGTAATGCTTGCGGCTTGAAGGGTGATCGAAGCCCTTACGCTTGTTTTGTATGTGATTTCATGATCCATAAAGACTGTTTTGGCCTTCCACGCCTCATAAACATCAATCGACATGATCATCGTGTTTCTCGTACTTCTCTTCTCGGAGTCGTAAATTCTGTGTGTGGGGTTTGTCGGCAGGAGGTGGATTGGACTTGTGGAGGTTATCTTTGTCAGAGGTGTCCTGGCTATGTCGTTCATTCTAAATGTGCTACAAGAAAAGATGTGTGGAACGGGAAAGAACTTGAAGGAGAGcctgaagaaacagaagatgtAGAGCCATATGTGGTTATAGATGACAACACAATACAACATTTTAGCCACAAAGAGCATTACCTAAGGCTCCACGTTAATGGTGTTCTATGTGAGGACAACAAGCGATGCAATGCATGCATTGATCCCATATCTTTTCAACCCTTCTATTGCTGTATGGATTGTGATTTCATTCTTCACCAAAACTGTGCTCAATTGCCTAGAAAGAAACGGCATGTTCTACACAATGAACGACTTACATTAGTTACAAGCGAGACCAATTTCTTCACATGTGAGGCTTATTTTAGAATGTCCAATGGTTTCAGATATCAGGGTGGGAATAAGACATTTGATGTTAGGTGCGGTTCAATTTCTGAGCCATTTGTTCATCCAAGTCATCCTCATCATTCCTTATATTACATTTCACCAGAGAACAATGAAATATGCAATGGTTGCAACAAGAGAGCAAATTTTGTGCTTAGATGCATTGAAGATAGTTGTGGGTTTGTCTTGGACTTCAGATGTGCCACGTTACCACAAATGGTAAAGCATAGAATTGACGATCATCCTCTCTCACTATGCTATGGTGAAAAGGCGAGTGGTAAATATTGGTGTGACATTTGTGAGAAAGAAACCAATCCGAAGACATGGTTTTACACGTGCAAAGATCACTGGGCCAGTTTGCATATAGAGTGTGTGCTCGGATTCTTTACAGGGCTCATGCCAAGAAGCACACTAGACCTTTTACATATATCAGTTGAGGTGATGCTCAATAATGGTGTATCTCGGCCATTATGCGGGTATTGTAAATCTCGTTGCATGAATCCTATCATCTTGAAGACGATCGGAACCTCAAACTCATACTTTTGCTCTTTACGATGCCCTATTTTGTACTCAAAGCCCGTGCGAATGATGTGA
- the LOC104713786 gene encoding uncharacterized protein LOC104713786 — protein MADSSQKKTRRNAITHKAWSLVRMALLWGRKGGVFKRWPLFELRSLFSKHLKALAHMRHHSSSNGDRYYGERQLSFDETPLFNVKKHCPTTSSMRFLLLPCIAPPVDFDYDFEMDGQDYSNEVKLYGYDELKYESCTEEDDEEEEKGVDVRAEEFIAKFYEQIKLQRQVSYLEYKQHKDAV, from the coding sequence ATGGCGGATTCGTCTCAGAAGAAAACCAGAAGAAACGCAATAACACATAAAGCATGGAGTCTCGTCAGGATGGCTCTTCTATGGGGAAGAAAAGGTGGAGTTTTCAAAAGATGGCCTTTGTTCGAACTACGTAGCTTGTTCTCCAAGCATCTCAAAGCCCTAGCGCATATGCGTCATCATAGTAGTAGTAACGGTGACCGTTATTACGGAGAACGCCAGCTTTCGTTTGATGAAACGCCGTTATTTAACGTCAAGAAACATTGTCCTACTACATCGTCTATGAGGTTCCTCCTCCTTCCCTGCATTGCTCCTCCCGTAGATTTTGACTACGACTTTGAAATGGACGGTCAGGATTATTCCAATGAGGTAAAATTGTACGGTTACGATGAATTAAAGTATGAATCTTGTacggaagaagatgatgaggaagaagagaaaggggTGGATGTGAGAGCAGAGGAGTTCATTGCTAAGTTCTATGAGCAGATCAAGTTGCAGAGACAAGTCTCTTATTTGGAATACAAACAGCACAAAGACGCCGTATAG
- the LOC104713818 gene encoding uncharacterized protein LOC104713818 produces the protein MDSEGVLMSFLHEHPMMPWNDLSRGECCGFFETISDGYYCKRCDFFVHKECAESSETVKDPSHSIHTLFLKSHYDKHCSLCGIYIENLFYRCDGNCDFSAHLRCLRNPPPEVIDVSEKHHHKLTLLKERIHFDCDAKCGKMIGAQFPYKCHECELFFHVDCVWRQSELIHPSEVNHSSHSWHPLKLHTSPLPGYSDGNCRLCARKIDNRLFYHCSFCNFTLDMRCVLNPPQQYLLNLKAHDHQLTLLPRLDSFTCNACGLKGDRSPYVCFQCGFMIHQDCLDLPRVININRHDHRVSRISVLGVYTTMNSMGVSLPLIHEHLMMPWNDPRRGDCCGQFEATISDGYYCKSCNFFVHKKCVNESSEYIEHPSHPNHTLQLRRPDPDGRVCCDLCSKYIKTLYYGCEICSFDVDLYCAKYPPPDVVDNSETHHHRLTLLKELIHFGCDQCGRIGYGFPYNCTECDLSFHDHCVLLPLEVNHSYHLWHPLKLHRGKLPEDSDGKCRLCARNINFYDNSSYHCSSCNFTLDMYCVLNPPLPHLLNLKAHDHQLTLLPRLRSFTCNACGLTGDRSPYICVQCDFMIHQDCLHLPRVININRHDHRVSRTSVLGVMNSVCGVCRKKVDWTCGGFFCQRCPGYVVHSKCATRYDVWNGKELQGVPEETEDIEPYVVIDDNTIIQHFSHKEHYLRLHVNSVLCDDNKRCNACTHPICLQSFYGCMDCDFILHQNCGGFLRKKWHVLHNERLTLLTNEADYEADYFKCDACKRWSNGFRYHHGHNTFDVQCISITEPFFHPSHTDHPLYNISKDREMSCNGCNEKGYDVLRCIEDDCKFVLCFKCATLPQVVKHRVDDHPLSLCYGEKASGKFWCDICEKETDPMTWFYTCKGHHASLHTKCVLGDFSNLMPRSTIENWFQLFEVVLNDTISRPFCSYCKLRCIFPIILKRAGTSYEYFCSTFCYSTV, from the exons ATGGATTCTGAGGGAGTGTTGATGTCGTTTCTCCATGAGCATCCTATGATGCCTTGGAATGATCTGAGCAGAGGTGAATGCTGTGGATTCTTTGAAACTATCAGTGATGGTTACTACTGCAAACGCTGCGATTTTTTTGTCCACAAAGAATGTGCCGAGTCCTCCGAAACAGTCAAGGATCCATCTCACTCCATCCACACTCTTTTCCTTAAAAGTCATTACGATAAACACTGCAGCTTATGTGGGATATACATCGAGAATCTATTCTATCGTTGTGATGGCAACTGTGACTTCAGCGCTCATTTACGTTGTCTAAGGAATCCACCACCAGAGGTTATTGACGTTTCTGAGAAGCATCACCATAAGCTCACACTTCTCAAGGAGCGGATCCACTTCGACTGTGATGCAAAATGTGGGAAGATGATAGGTGCACAGTTTCCATACAAATGTCATGAATGTGAATTATTCTTCCATGTGGATTGTGTATGGCGCCAATCAGAGTTAATTCACCCTTCAGAGGTAAACCACTCTTCCCACTCGTGGCACCCTCTTAAGCTCCACACAAGTCCATTACCGGGCTATTCTGATGGAAATTGTCGTCTTTGTGCGAGAAAAATTGATAATAGATTGTTTTatcattgttctttttgtaaCTTCACCTTGGATATGCGTTGTGTTTTGAACCCACCACAACAATATCTTCTGAATCTGAAAGCACATGATCACCAACTCACCCTTCTCCCACGACTCGATTCTTTTACATGTAATGCTTGCGGTTTGAAGGGAGATCGAAGCCCTTACGTGTGTTTTCAATGTGGTTTTATGATTCATCAAGACTGTCTTGACCTTCCACGCGTCATAAACATTAATCGGCATGATCACCGTGTTTCTAGAATTTCTGTTCTTGGTGTT TATACAACTATGAATTCTATGGGAGTGTCACTACCGTTGATCCACGAGCATCTTATGATGCCTTGGAATGATCCTAGGAGAGGTGATTGCTGTGGCCAATTTGAAGCTACCATCAGTGATGGCTACTATTGTAAAAGCTGCAATTTTTTCGTTCACAAGAAATGTGTCAATGAGTCCTCCGAATATATCGAGCATCCATCTCACCCCAATCACACTCTTCAGCTTCGACGTCCTGACCCAGACGGCCGTGTATGTTGTGATTTATGTAGCAAGTATATCAAGACTCTATACTATGGTTGTGAGATCTGTAGCTTCGACGTGGATCTATACTGTGCCAAATACCCACCACCAGATGTTGTTGACAATTCTGAGACTCATCACCACAGGCTCACCCTTCTCAAGGAGCTGATCCACTTCGGTTGTGATCAATGTGGGAGGATTGGTTATGGGTTTCCTTACAACTGCACTGAATGTGATTTATCATTCCATGACCATTGTGTATTGCTTCCGTTAGAGGTAAACCACTCTTACCACCTCTGGCACCCACTTAAGCTCCACAGAGGTAAATTACCAGAAGATTCTGATGGAAAATGTCGGCTTTGTGCAAGaaatattaacttttatgaTAATTCTTCTTATCATTGTTCTTCCTGTAACTTCACCTTGGATATGTATTGTGTTTTAAACCCACCGCTACCACATCTTCTGAATTTGAAAGCTCATGATCACCAACTCACCCTTCTCCCAAGACTCCGTTCTTTTACATGTAACGCTTGCGGGTTGACTGGCGATCGAAGCCCTTACATATGTGTTCAGTGTGACTTTATGATCCATCAGGACTGTCTTCACCTTCCACGCGTCATAAACATTAATCGGCATGATCACCGTGTCTCTCGAACCTCTGTTCTTGGTGTCATGAATTCTGTATGTGGAGTTTGTAGGAAGAAGGTGGATTGGACTTGTGGAGGATTTTTTTGTCAGCGGTGTCCTGGCTATGTGGTTCATTCAAAATGTGCTACTAGGTATGATGTGTGGAATGGGAAAGAGCTCCAAGGAGTacctgaagaaacagaggatataGAGCCATATGTGGTGATAGATGACAACACAATAATACAACATTTTAGCCACAAAGAGCATTACCTTAGACTCCACGTTAATAGTGTTCTTTGTGACGACAACAAGCGGTGCAACGCATGCACACATCCCATTTGTCTCCAGTCCTTCTACGGCTGTATGGATTGCGACTTCATTCTCCACCAAAACTGTGGCGGATTTCTTAGAAAGAAATGGCATGTGCTACACAATGAACGTCTTACTTTACTTACAAACGAGGCTGATTACGAGGCTGATTACTTTAAGTGTGATGCTTGCAAGAGATGGTCCAATGGTTTCAGATACCATCACGGGCATAACACATTCGATGTTCAGTGCATTTCAATTACTGAGCCATTTTTTCATCCAAGTCATACTGATCATCCTTTATATAACATTTCGAAAGATAGAGAGATGAGTTGCAATGGCTGCAATGAGAAGGGTTATGATGTGTTAAGATGCATTGAAGATGATTGTAAATTTGTCTTATGCTTCAAATGCGCCACTTTACCACAAGTGGTAAAGCATAGAGTTGATGATCATCCTCTGTCACTATGCTATGGCGAAAAGGCAAGTGGTAAATTCTGGTGTGACATTTGCGAAAAAGAAACCGACCCAATGACATGGTTCTACACGTGTAAAGGTCACCATGCTAGTTTGCATACGAAGTGTGTGCTCGGAGACTTTTCAAATCTCATGCCAAGAAGCACAATTGAGAATTGGTTCCAATTGTTTGAGGTGGTGCTCAATGATACCATATCTCGTCCATTTTGTAGTTACTGTAAGTTGCGTTGTATTTTTCCTATCATTTTGAAGAGAGCTGGAACCTCATATGAATACTTTTGCTCTACTTTTTGCTATAGTACCGTCTGA
- the LOC104713767 gene encoding uncharacterized protein LOC104713767 gives MEIQNQMMIDGGQEEIKNMMKKKRSRGLHVIGVVLYMLRRRRRRSKPFNNGFWGRFADSFRQLRNDDIKTLPSSNITITPPSSSPAAMEEVAASSDDQVSEMVEVFTATSSSCSSGIAGYGSAKSLRDMDCLDEDDYDDDDDDYGNDDGGDEMIDAKAEEFIVRFYEQMRLQNQAYTERYKAKSEMMMV, from the coding sequence ATGGAAATTCAAAATCAGATGATGATCGATGGTGGccaagaagagatcaagaatatgatgaagaagaaacggtCACGTGGTTTGCATGTGATCGGTGTGGTTTTGTACATGCTTCGCcgtcggaggaggaggagcaagcCGTTTAATAACGGGTTTTGGGGAAGATTTGCCGATTCCTTTCGTCAGTTGAGAAACGACGATATTAAGACACTGCCATCGTCAAATATTACGATAACTCCACCATCGTCTTCTCCGGCGGCCATGGAGGAGGTTGCGGCGAGTAGTGACGATCAGGTATCGGAGATGGTCGAGGTTTTCACGGCGACGTCTAGTTCTTGCTCTTCGGGAATCGCGGGATATGGATCAGCAAAGTCGTTGCGTGATATGGATTGTCTCGATgaagatgattatgatgatgatgatgatgattatggtaATGATGATGGAGGTGATGAGATGATTGATGCGAAAGCTGAGGAGTTTATTGTGAGATTTTATGAACAAATGAGGTTGCAAAACCAGGCTTATACAGAACGTTACAAAGCTAAATCAGAGATGATGATGGTCTAA